The Dehalococcoidia bacterium DNA segment AGGCGATTGAATACAACCGCGATCTGCGAATTGCCGTCGCGCGAGTGGAAGAGGCCCGCGGCCTCTATGGCATCCAGCGCGCCGACCGGTTACCCAGTATCGGCGCCGGCGCCGCGGCCAACTGGTCACGGGTGCCTTTCGATCTGTCGCCGACCGGGAGCTCTGTCACTTCAGAACAATACCAGGTGACCCTGAATCTCAGTCTGTGGGAGTTGGATTTCTGGGGCCGGGTGCGCAATCTAACGGATGCAGCGCTGGAATCCTACCTCGCAACTGAAGAAGCCAGGCGCGCTATTGTTATCAGCGTGGTCGCACAGGTTGCCAATACATATCTTCTGGAACGGGAACTCGACGAGCGCATCGTTATTGGAGAGCAGACCCTTACCACCCGTGAGGAATCCTATCGCATAGCGCGTAGGCGGTATGAAGTAGGATATGCATCCAAAGTGGATGCAGTTGGGGCTGAAACACTCTTGAATCAGGCGCGTTCCGACCTGGCGGCCTTAAGACGCCTGCGGGATCAAAACCTCAATGCCCTGACGCTTCTGGTCGGCGCCCCCGTCATTTTCGAGACCCAGACGCTGTCCATGATCGAGCCTCGCTTTGTGCAGGAAATTTCCGCAGGATTGCCCTCGGACTTGCTGATGAACCGTCCGGACATACTCGCTTGCGAACACCGGCTGAAGGCGGCTCATGCCAATATCGGCGCCGCCCGTGCAGCCTTTTTCCCGCGCATCATGCTGACCGGCGATCTGGGTACGGCCAGCGCCGCGCTTGGCGGTCTGTTTGGCGCAGGCAGCAGTATCTGGAGCTTTGCGCCGAGTATCACCCTGCCCATTTTTGACGGCGGGCGCAATCGGGCAAATCTTGATGTGTCGGAAGCACGCCGCAATCTGGCTGTGGCCGACTATGAGCGAACGATTCAGGGCGCCTTCCGCGAGGTGGCAGACGCCTTGGCGGCGCGTCTCTGGCTTACCCGGCAGGTTGCCGCGCAGCAGGCGACTCTTGCTGCGCAAACGGAACGTACACGTCTGGCCGGTTTGCGTTATCAAAATGGCGCTGCGCCGTACCTGGAGGTACTCGATGCCGAGCGCGACCGGTTTATGGCCGAACAGGCACTGGTGCAGTTACGGCGGGCGCTGCTTGCCGGCAATGTAAACCTTTATGCGGCACTGGGCGGCGGAACTCTTGAACATAAGGAACAATAACTCATGTCATTTCGCTTTGAAAGGATAACCTTCGGTAAGGCGAGTGATCCGATG contains these protein-coding regions:
- a CDS encoding efflux transporter outer membrane subunit, with product MITVLAGCSLAPIYERPSLPTAAAYPGTKSAQTQVTQDAMQLGWREFFTDAGLRKLIAQAIEYNRDLRIAVARVEEARGLYGIQRADRLPSIGAGAAANWSRVPFDLSPTGSSVTSEQYQVTLNLSLWELDFWGRVRNLTDAALESYLATEEARRAIVISVVAQVANTYLLERELDERIVIGEQTLTTREESYRIARRRYEVGYASKVDAVGAETLLNQARSDLAALRRLRDQNLNALTLLVGAPVIFETQTLSMIEPRFVQEISAGLPSDLLMNRPDILACEHRLKAAHANIGAARAAFFPRIMLTGDLGTASAALGGLFGAGSSIWSFAPSITLPIFDGGRNRANLDVSEARRNLAVADYERTIQGAFREVADALAARLWLTRQVAAQQATLAAQTERTRLAGLRYQNGAAPYLEVLDAERDRFMAEQALVQLRRALLAGNVNLYAALGGGTLEHKEQ